Below is a genomic region from Bradyrhizobium sp. 1(2017).
TCGCCGACGAACACGGTGTCCCCCGGCGCCAGGGGCGTGCCGAGCGGGACGACGGCGCGCATGGCACCGCCATTTTCGGTGTGCGTGACGGTGACCATGTCGCGCTTGGCGCGGGGCGAGAAGCCGCCGGCGATGGCGACCGCGCTCTCGACCGTCATGTTCGGGACGTAAGGATATTGGCCGGGCGCGAGGACTTCGCCGAGGATGAAGAACGGGCGATAGGCCTCGATCTCCACCGCGACCGAAGGCTCGCGGATGTAGCCGTTGCGCAGGCGTGCGGCGATCTCGCCGGCCAACCCTGCCGTGGTGCGGCCGCGCGCCGGAACGGAGCCGATCAGCGGCATGGTGATGGAGCCGCCCGCGTCGATCGAATAGCTGTTGGTGAGCCCCTCCTGGCCGTAGACCACGACGCGAAGCTTGTCGCCGGCGTCGAGATGGTAGGAGGCGCCATTGCGCACCACCATCGGCGCGGCGTAGCCGACCGGCATGGGCGCGGGCGAAGAGGCAAAGGAATTGCGCAGCGCACCGATGGCGCCGCCACCGTCGGCAACGACGACCGGCTGCGGTGCGCTGTAGGGCTGGCCATAGGCCATCGAGTCGAGATCGGCGCGCGGCGGCATCACCGCGACGGGGCCCGCGGTCTGCATACAGCCGCCAAGGGCAAGCGCGGCGGACGCTGCCAAGGACGTCGCCGAGATCGACCATCGAAACGCGCGTGCAACCGGCACCGGACCTATCCCTCGAAACGAGACGGCTTCAGTGATGCACCGGTTATGGTTAACAAAGCGTTGAGGGGGTGGTCGTGGCGCTGCAGCACTGTCATTCCGGGGCGTCGCGATAGCGACGAACCCGGAATCCAGAAGGTGTAGCGCGAGATTCCGAGTTCGCGCTAACGCGCGCCCCGGAATGACGAATGCAGATGACTACGCGCTCACACCGACGCCGATCGGGCAGGACACGCCGGTGCCGCC
It encodes:
- a CDS encoding polysaccharide biosynthesis/export family protein produces the protein MPVARAFRWSISATSLAASAALALGGCMQTAGPVAVMPPRADLDSMAYGQPYSAPQPVVVADGGGAIGALRNSFASSPAPMPVGYAAPMVVRNGASYHLDAGDKLRVVVYGQEGLTNSYSIDAGGSITMPLIGSVPARGRTTAGLAGEIAARLRNGYIREPSVAVEIEAYRPFFILGEVLAPGQYPYVPNMTVESAVAIAGGFSPRAKRDMVTVTHTENGGAMRAVVPLGTPLAPGDTVFVGERWF